AATTGTTTGGAGAAATTGTATAAAATGTAATAATTTATTGCGCGGCAGGCGCGCAATAAATTATTTTAGCGGTGATTTTAACGTATTTAGGAGGATTTTTTGCCTACAATAAACCAGTTGGTCCGTAAAGGACGCAAGCAAATAAAGACAAGAAGCAAGACGGTTGCTCTTGACCAATGCCCTCAGAAGAGGGGAGTTTGTACTCGTGTATTCACGACAACACCTAAAAAGCCTAACTCGGCTTTGAGAAAAGTTGCGCGTGTTCGTTTGTCAAACCAGATGGAAGTAAACGCTTACATTCCGGGAGAAGGACATAATTTGCAGGAACACTCGATTGTTCTTGTTAGAGGCGGTCGTGTGAAAGACGTTCCGGGGGTTCGTTATCATATTATTCGCGGAACGCTTGATACGCAAGGTGTTGCGGCTCGTAAACAAGCGCGTTCCAAATATGGTGCAGGTAAGAAGAGTGCGGCATTGGCGGCGGCTAAAGGTAAGAAGAAGTAAGGAGTAAAGATAATGTCTCGTAGAAGAAAAGCGGAAAAAAGGGTCGTTGCAGGCGAT
This Chitinivibrionia bacterium DNA region includes the following protein-coding sequences:
- the rpsL gene encoding 30S ribosomal protein S12 yields the protein MPTINQLVRKGRKQIKTRSKTVALDQCPQKRGVCTRVFTTTPKKPNSALRKVARVRLSNQMEVNAYIPGEGHNLQEHSIVLVRGGRVKDVPGVRYHIIRGTLDTQGVAARKQARSKYGAGKKSAALAAAKGKKK